The window GCAGAGACGGTATCCGGCCGTGCGGTTGTCGAGGCTCCAGATCGCCTTGGTGGGCGCAAAGGTGCCGGCCATGAACCGCTTGTAGGAATTGATATAGGGCGCGAGGAAATAGGTGATCTCGCTGGCATGCGCGAGAAGCCCGGCAACATAGTGCCGCATCAGTTCCGACATGCCGTGCTTGGCGTCCTTGTCGAGGAAAGCAGGCGTCTTGCCATCGGCGCTCCACAGCGACTGGTGAATATGCGAGGAACTGCCGGCGGCGTTGTAATTCCACTTGGCGAGAAAGGTTACAGCCTTGCCCTTGGACCAGGCGATCTCCTTGGTCGCGTTCTTGATGATGGCGTGCCGGTCGGCCATGGTCAGCGCATCGGCATAACGCACGTTGATTTCCGCCTGACCTGCGGACGCTTCGCCCTTGGAATTCTCTACCGGAATGCCGGCACCCTGCAGGCCCTTGCGCAGCGCCCGCATGACATCCTCTTCCTTGGTCGTCTGGAAGATATGGTAATCCTCATTATAACCGCTGGCGAGGTTCAACCCCTTGTAACCGTTGGCGCGTGCCGCATCGAAAGTCTGGTCGAACAGGAAGAATTCCAGTTCGGTCGCCATATAGGCCTTCAGCCCCATGGCCTCCAGCCGCGCCACCTGTTTTTTCAACAGTGCGCGCGGCGAATGCGGCACTTCTTCATGGGTGTGATGATCGAGCACATCGCACAACACCAGCGCGGTGCCTTCCAGCCACGGCACGCGCCGCAGCGTCGAAAGATCGGGCTTCAGCACATAGTCACCATAGCCTTTTTCCCAACTGGAGGATTTATAGCCGGGAACGGTCTCCATCTCCATGTCGGTGGCAAGCACGTAATTGCAGCTATGGGTTTCCTCAAAGGCGCTTTCAACGAAGAATTCCGCCTGGAACCGTTTGCCCATCAGACGCCCCTGCATGTCGACAAGGCAGGCCAGAACCGTGTCGATGCGCCCCTCGGCGACATCCATTTTAAGCGCGTCGAATGTGTAGCTCGTCATTTTGTCCGTTCCCTCTTATTGTGGCGACCGGGCGGCCGGGATGCGGCCACCCGTTTCGTTTGAGCATCAGGCCTTTGCAGCCGCTGCGGCAACCGCAGCCTGCTTGTGCTCCAGCGCGAATTCCTCTTCCGGCGACAGGATGAGGCGGTGGCGTCCGACAAAGGCGAAATAGGCGATCGCCACGGCGAACCAGACCGCCACCCAGAGCACGCCCTTGGTGAAGTTCGGATCCTGGATCTGGTAAAGCAGCGTGACGATGGCGATGATGACCGTCAGCACCGCGCCCGGAATGCCGAAGGGCGAGCGGAACGGCCGCTCGATATGCGGCAGGTTCTTCCGCAGCAGGATGAAAGAAATCGCCTGCATGATGTAGGAGAACATGGCGCCGAACACGGCCATGTTCAAAAGCACGCTGCCGATGATGCTGCCGCCCTCTTCCGCACCCAGCGAGAACCAGATGACCAGCATGACCGCGAGACCGACAATCGCGCCGGTGATATTGGCAACGTATGGCGTGCGGTATTTGGAATGGGTGATCGACAGCACTGTCGGGAAGTAACCCGCACGCGACAGCGAATAGATCTGCCGGCCCTGCGCATAGAGGATCGTGTGGAAGCTGGCAATCAGGCCGGTCAAGGCAACGAGACCGAGTACCACCACGCCGCCATCGCCATAGATCGCCTTGAAGCCATCAAGCAGCGGCTCGAGCGAGGAGCTGAGATGGAAGGCGCCGACGCCCGGCAGGGACGGGTTGAGCAATACGATCATGAAGGCCGAAACCATCAGCGTCACCATGCCGAGAATGATGCCCTTCGGCATGTCACGTTTCGGATCGACCGATTCTTCCGCCGCCAGCGGCAGCTGCTCGATGGCCAGGAACAGCCAGACCGCAAAGGGCAGCGTGGCGAGAACGCCCGAGAACCCGAAGGGGAAGAAGGAACCGCCGCCTTCCGGCAGCTCCACCGCCTTGCCGTCAGGGCCGACACCGATATTGAGCGCAAAACGCGAAAAATCGATGTTTGGAATGGCGCTGATCCAGAAGAACACCAGAACCGTGAGCGAAATCAGCGTGATGACCAGCGTGACCTTGAAGGAAAGCTCAAGCCCGAAGACGTTAAGCGCAAGGAAAATTGCATAAAAGACTATCCACACGAAAGGTGAATAGGCGGGATCGAGCCCGAGAATGGAGTTCACATAGGCGGTGATGAAGGTGACGACGACCGCCGGCGTCAGCACATATTCGACATTCTCGCAAAGCCCGGTGATGAAGCCGCCCCAGGGGCCCATGGCCGTGCGGGCGAAGGAATAGGCCGCGCCGGTATGCGGCAATGCCGGGCTCATTTCCGCGATCGAAAATGTCAGCCCGAGATACATGATGGCGATGATGATGCCCGCCACCAGCATGCCGCCCCAGCCGCCAGTGGAAAAGCCGAAATTCCATCCGGAAAAATGCCCGGAAATAACCGCGCCGACGCCGAGCGACCAGAGCGACCACACGCCCGCATAACGGGAAAGTCCGCGTTTTTCGAAATAGGATGCATCAGCCTTCTTGTAGCTGACGCCTGATGATGAACTGTCCATGCCCTTCTCTCCTGAATAAGAAAAAAACAAGCCAGTCAGCCATTATTGGCCGATTGTGCCCCAGTTTCCGGCATCGCAAGGAAGGTTTCCCGCGCCATGCCGCACGCATTTGCTGTTCCCTTGCCGCTTCGTGTCTTTCCGGCTTCCGCGGCCGGTTTTTTATAAAATGGCTGCAGTCTCGTTTAGACGGCCGGCCCCGGTGTTTTCACCGTCGGCCGGCCCTTGCTCCCTCACTCATCGATTGATGAGAGCGCCTTCCCCATAAGCTCGTATAGAAAGCCGGCAATTTCCGCCTGGCCTCCTTCATTGGCGATCAGATCGTTGCGGATCTCGATCATCACATTCAAAAGTCCGTCCGGCAGCGCATGTAGCCTGAGTGTATGCGTCACCCCGTCTTCCGGACCGTAAGGATCGTTGCGTTTCACCGCGAGCGACGACCCTTGCGCACCCGCCAGCATCGCATCAGCCAATCGGCTGTCGGTATCGTGGAGGATGCCGATTTCAACCGCGCGGAACTGACCGTGATAGACCGGCGTGAAACTGTGAATGGTCACCACCACCACCTTGCGTCCAGCGGCCTGCCGCTCGGCGATGATCTCGCTGACACGGTCGTGAAACGGCACGTAAAGTGCGGAGGTGCGGGCAAACCGCTCCGCCTCACTCAGATCGAAATTGCCGGGAATGTCGTAAATCTCGCTCTTCACCGGCATGGCGGACGGCGATTCGGGCGGGCGGTTGCAATCATAGACGAGCCGCGAGAACCGCTGATGGATGAGCGTGGCGTCGAAGCTTTCAGAAAGCAGCTTGGCAACGGCCAGCGCACCCGGATCCCAAGCCGCATGGCTCGAAAGAACCTCTTGCGAAAGACCGAGCGTGCCGAATTTTTCCGGGATGGTGGCGGAAGCGTGCTCGCAGACAAGAAGGACGTCGCCCTTCGCCGCAGCGTTCTCGACGCCAACGGCCTGCCCTTCCGCTTCCGTGAAAAACCGTGAACGTACCGTCATGTCCGCCCCGAAACCCGCTATCCCCACCAATGACGAAAAGAATTCTTCACATTATCACCCGTGTCAAATGGAATTTTGAAATTTTCTCTTCATTTTCCCATTGACTCGATAGCTGGCGCAGATGTTTATTTTAGCCGCTACACCGGCAAAAAGACCGGAAGGGGAAAAATTTGCGCAGCACGACGGCGACCGTGTCGGATGTCATCCATGCCCATTACGGCGCGCTGACCCGTTCGGAAAAACGGCTGGCGGAGAGCCTGCTTGGCAACTACCCCGTCTCGGGTCTCGGCAGCATTACCACTATCGCCGAAAATGCCGGCGTTTCAACGCCAACCGTGGCGCGCATGGTGCAGAAGCTCGGCTATAAGGGCTACCCGGAATTTCAGGCGCATCTGCATCAGGAGCTTGAGGCGACGATCTCCGGCCCGATTGCGAAACATGACCGCTGGGCCACCAATGCGCCCGGCCTCCACATTCTCAACCGCTTCGCGGACGCCATCACCGGCAATCTGCGCGACACGCTGAGCGATCTCGACACCGCCGTCTTCGACAATGCGGCAACGCTGCTCTCGGACCGCAAGCGCAGCATCTATTTCGTCGGCGGGCGCATCACCGGCGCCATTGCCGAATATTTCTTCACCCATATGCAGGTGATCCGGCCGAAAACGACGTTGATGTCATCCAATTCCAGCGCCTGGCCGCAATATATGCTGAATATGAGCGCCGGCGACGTGCTTGTCATCTTCGATATCCGCCGCTACGAGCACGACATGACGACGCTTGCCGAAGTGGCGAAAGCAAACGGCGTGCAGATCATCCTCTTCACCGACCAATGGACGTCGCCGGTGGCGCGTCACGCGCTGCACACCTTCCGTGTGAAGATCGAAGCACCCTCGGCGTGGGATTCCTCTGTTGTCACATTGTTTGTCGTCGAAGCGCTGATCGAAGCGGTGCAGAGCGGCACCTGGGATGAAACGAAGCAGCGCATGAATGCGCTGGAGGGCCTGTTCGAGCAGACGCGCCTCTTCCGCAGGCCGGACAGGACTTGAAAACTATATAGCCGGCATCTTGCTTGACGCGGATGCCGCACGCTGATTGGATACCTGTAATCGCTACCAGCACGATAAAACAGGATAAAGACCAAGCTGGGGAACATATCTGGCCAACACGAACGATGATGGGATTCTTCCGCAATTGCAGGCACAAAGCCTGACGATGGCGGAAAATGGGCGTAAAGTGGCGGAATCCGGATAAATAAATTGCTATCCAACCGTCACATTAGCTTCATCTGGAATCCGTATCAGCGTCTGTAATATGAGAACACGAAGAGGAGAAAAAAGTGATCTCTCACTGCCGCCGACTGCTTGCTACGACCACTGCACTGGTCATCGCCTCCACCGCGATCGCCGCTGCTGAACCGAGCGCCGAACTGATCGCTGCCGCCAAGAAGGAAGGCATGCTGACAACCATCGCGCTGCCGCACGACTGGTGCGGTTACGGTGACGTCATCGCCGCCTTCAAGGCGAAGTATCCGGAAATCACCGTCAACGAACTGAACCCCGACGCCGGCTCCGCCGACGAAGTGGAAGCTGTGAAGGCCAACAAGGACAACAAGGGCCCGCAGGCTCCTGACGTTGTCGACGTCGGTCTCGCCTTCGGTCCGCAGATGAAGGCCGAAGGCCTGCTGCAGCCCTACAAGGTCTCCACCTGGTCCGAAATTCCTGACAACGTCAAGGATGCCGACGGTTACTGGTACGGCGACTATTACGGCGTCATGTCGATGTTCGTGAACAAGGACCTCGTCAAGAACACGCCGAAGGACTGGGCCGACCTGCTGAAGCCGGAATATTCCGGTCAGGTAGCGCTCGCCGGTGACCCGCGCGCTTCCAACCAGGCTATCCTCGGCGTTCTCGCCGCCGGTCTTGCCACGGGCGCGAAGTCCGGCAAGGAAGCCGGTGAAGCTGGCCTGAAATATTTTGCCGATCTCAACAAGGCTGGCAACTTCCTGCCGGTCATCGGCAAGGCTGGCACGCTGGCGCAGGGCGCGACCCCAATCATCGTTGCCTGGGACTATAACGCGCTGTCCTGGAAGAAGACGCTGAACGACAACCCGCCGACAGAAGTTGTCGTTCCTGAGAAGGGCGTTCTGGCCGGCGTTTATGTTCAGGGCATCTCTGCTTACGCCCCGCATCCGAACGCTGCCAAGCTCTGGATGGAACACCTCTATTCCGACGACGGTCAGCTTGGCTGGCTGAAGGGCTATTGCCACCCGATCCGCTTCAACGCCATGGTCAAGGCCGGCAAGGTTCCGCAGGAACTGATCGACAGCCTGCCGCCGGCAGCAGCCTATGAAAAGGCGATCTTCCCGACGCTCGAGGAAGTCGATGCCAACAAGGCTGCCGTTACCGGCGGCTGGGACAGCGTCGTCGGCGCAAACGTGAAGTAAACTGTTGAAAACGCACCCCGGCCGGTCAAAAGCCGGGGTGCTTCTTTTATGATCTAGACCTTTATATACAGACCGTTTGAAAACGGCGTTTGGGGACAAGGATGCCATCAACCAACACCGGCGGACCATCCGACGCGGGCAGGAAACTGCCGCTGCACTGGATTGGCGTCGTACCTTTTGCCGTTTTTGTTCTGCTGTTTCTGATTATGCCGACGATGAAGATCGTCATCGGTGCATTTCAGCGTACCGATGGCAGCTTCACGCTGGAAAACATTGCCGGACTTTTCACCTCTTCCATTCTCGCGGCCTACTGGATTTCGATCAAGATCAGCCTCGCCTCGGCGGCTCTCGGCTGCCTGATCGGCTTTGCCGTCGCCGCCGCCGTGGTGCTGGGCGGATTGCCGCAGCGCATTCGCGGACCGCTTCTGACCTTTTCGGGCGTCGCCTCGCAATTCGCCGGCGTGCCGCTCGCCTTCGCCTTCATCGCGACGCTCGGCCCGGTCGGCCTGCTCACCGTGTTTCTGAAGACGCAGATCGGCATCGATCTCCGGCTGCTCGGCTTCAACATCCTGTCCTTCTGGGGCCTGACCGTCACCTATCTGTTCTTCCAGATACCGTTGATGATCCTCATCATCACGCCGGCGCTGGACGGGCTGAAGCGCGAATGGCGCGAGGCGGCGGAAATTCTCGGCGCGACCGGCCTGCAATATTGGCGCATGGTGGCCTTCCCGATCCTGCTGCCGTCGCTGCTCGGCACCATGTCGCTGCTGTTCGCCAATGCCTTCGGCGCGGTGGCCACCGCAATCGCGCTCACCGGTTCCTCGCTCAACATCGTGCCTATCCTGCTCTTCGCGCAGATCCGTGGTGACGTCCTCGGCAATCCGCATCTCGGTTACGCGCTCGCCTTCGGCATGATCGTCGTCACCGGCATTGCCAATGCGCTTTATATCTGGCTGCGCGCCCGCAGCGAAAGGTGGCTGAAATGAAGCGTTTCTTCGCCTGGGGCGCGCTGGTCTTCGGCCTTCTTTATTTCGCCCTGCCGCTGATCGGCATGACCAACTTCTCACTGAAAATGCGGCGCGGTGAATATTCCTTCGACGCCTATGGCAAGGTGCTCACCGACCCGCGTTTTCAGGAAACCTTCAGCTATTCGGTGGTGATGGCGCTGTTCACCATCGTCTTCGGGGTTTTGCTGGTGGTGCCCACCGCCTATTGGGTGCGCCTGAAACTGCCGCATTTGCGCCCCTATATCGAGTTCATCACCCTCTTGCCGCTGGTCATCCCGGCCATCGTCATCGTTTTCGGTTACATCAGGCTTTACAACACCTCCAGCTGGCTGCCGCTGACCGGCACGACCTTCGGCACCAACCTGCTTCTGATGTTCGGTTACGCCACGCTCGCCTTGCCCTATATGTATCGCGCGGTCGATACCGGCCTCCGAACCATCGATGTCGCAACACTGACAGAGGCGGCGCAGAGCCTCGGCGCGGGCTGGACCACCATCCTGTCGCGCATCATCCTGCCCAATGTTCTGGTCGCCGTGCTGTCTGGCGCGTTTTTGACCTTCGCCATCGTCATCGGTGAATTCACCATGGCAGCCCTTTTGAACCGCCCGGCCTTCGGCCCCTACATGCAGCTGCTCGGTGCCAACCGCGCCTATGAACCGGCCGCACTTGCCGTGATTTCCTTCGGCATCACCTGGGGTTGCCTGGGTCTGATCCAACTCGTTTCACGCTACCAGAAGGGCGCGCCTCCCAAGGCCTGAGGACAATATTTTCATGAGCTTTTTGACACTTAGCAACATCAAGAAATCCTTCGGCTCCGTGCAGGTCGTGCATGATTTCAACATGGCCATCGAAAAGGGCGAGTTCGTCTCCTTCCTGGGGCCATCGGGCTGCGGCAAGACCACCGTGCTGCGCATGATCGCCGGCTTTGAAATCCCCACTGGCGGATCGATCGTCATCAACGGCAAGGACCAGACGGCGCTCAGACCGAACCAGCGCAATATCGGCATGGTGTTCCAGGCCTATGCGCTGTTCCCCAACATGAATGTCTACGAGAACGTCGCATTCGGCCTCAAAGTCGCCGGCAAGCCCAAAGCCGAGATCGACGCCCGCGTGAAGGAAATGCTCCAGCTCATCCATCTGGAACATCTGGCGGACCGTTACCCCTACCAGATGTCGGGCGGCCAGCAGCAGCGCGTGGCGCTTGCCCGCGCGCTCGCACCGAAGCCGGAAGTGCTTCTGCTGGACGAGCCGCTCTCCGCGCTCGACGCCAAGATCCGCGTGTCGCTGCGCGAGGAAATCCGCCAGATTCAGCAGAAACTCGGCATCACCACCATTTTCGTGACCCACGATCAGGAAGAGGCCCTGTCGATTTCCGACCGCATCGTCGTCATGAATGGCGGCCGTGCCGACCAGATCGGCTCCCCCTTCGATATCTACAACAAGCCCGCGACCCGCTTCGTCGCCTCCTTCGTCGGCACGCTGAACCTCATCGACGCCACCGTGGTCGATTCCTCATCCAACACCATCCGTGTCGGAGAGCAGCAGATTACCCTGCACAAACCGGTCAATGCGGCGAACGGCGAAAAAATCACCCTTGCCCTGCGTCCGGAAGCGGGCGCGCTCGGGGCCGATGCGAAAGGCGATGTCGCCATTTCCGGCCTCGTCACCTCCAGCCAGTTCCTCGGCTCCGTTATCCGCACCCGTCTCGATCTCGGCGGCTCGACCCTGTCTTTCGACATGTTCAATGATCCCGGCACAGCACCGCCCGCCGTCGGTGAGCAGGTGACGCTGAAATTCGCAGCCGGCGACCTGATGGTCATCAAGGACTGAAGCGCTTTTCCAGACGCAAAACCGCTTCGCCCATTTGCGGGACATGGTAGAGCAGGTATGACTTCGAACCTGCATACCAACCATGTGAGGCCATGATGCGCGCGCTTTTTTACGAACTGTTCGGCGAAACCCCGGTTGTTGCGTCCCTGCCAGATCCGGAACCGACCGATGGCGGCGTGGTCATCGAGGTAAAGGCGACCGGCCTCTGCCGCAGCGACTGGCACGGCTGGATGGGGCATGACTCGGATATCCGCCTGCCGCATGTTCCCGGCCACGAATTCGCAGGCGTGATCGCCGCTGTCGGCAAAAACGTCACCCGCTTCAAGACCGGCGACCGCGTTACCGTGCCCTTCGTTTCCGGCTGCGGCCATTGCCATGAATGCCGCTCCGGCAACCAGCAGGTCTGCGAAACGCAGTTCCAGCCCGGCTTCACCCATTGGGGCTCCTTCGCCGAATATGTCGCCATCGATTATGCCGACCAGAACCTCGTGCATCTGCCTGAGACGATGAGTTACGCCACCGCCGCCGGCCTCGGCTGCCGTTTCGCCACCTCCTTCCGGGCCGTGACCGATCAGGGACGCCTCAAAGGCGGCGAATGGCTGGCGGTGCATGGCTGCGGCGGCGTCGGCCTCTCCGCCATCATGATCGGCTCTGGCCTTGGCGCGCAGGTCGTCGCCATCGACATCGCCGAAGACAAGCTCGAACTTGCGCGGCAGCTTGGAGCAACCGCCACCATCAACAGCCGCTCGGTTGCCGATGTTGCCGAGGCGGTACGCGAGGTGACGGGTGGCGGCGCGCATGTCTCGATCGATGCGCTCGGTCACCCGCAGACCTGCTGCAACTCCATCAGCAACCTGCGCCGGCGCGGCCGCCATGTGCAGGTGGGGCTGATGCTGGCCGATCACGCCATGCCCGCCATTCCCATGGCCCGTGTGATCGCGCATGAACTGGAGATTTACGGCAGCCACGGCATGCAGGCGTGGCGTTACGAGGACATGCTGGCGATGATCGAAAGCGGCAGGCTCGCGCCGGAAAAGCTGATCGGCCGCCACATCACGCTTTCCGAGGCCGCAACCGCCCTGCCCGCCATGGACAGCTTCAGGGAAAGCGGCATCAGCATCATCGACCGGTTCGAATAGTGCAGGCTCCCGAGGCCGTCTGAGGTTTAGGGATTGCGCACCGCTCAGGCGCTCCTGCGTCCGAATGTCCGGACCGGAGTGGTTCCTCGGGCAGACGCATGGGCCGGCGATGCTGCCGGGATACGCGCCGCGTGATCCGTCTGGCTATCGCTCCATTGACGGTTTATCAGCTGTTTCTTGCGGACCTCCAGCGGGTCGGGGGTGGCCTCCTCCTCCTGCCGCTTATTTCCCGCAACTGCGGAGGTCGTCGCCAATCGCGAAATCCATCGCACTAGCTGCATGCCCTTGTGAACAAGCACAAAGATACCAACAATTGCGACCGCTATGATAATCACGAGGTTCCAGGGCGCGTCGCTGTCCCTCGCCGCCCGCTCCATGCGATCTTTTGTCGTCGGATCAAAACCAAGCGTCGCCTTTAGCCTGGCGATATCCGCATCGCTGAGCCTGCTGTACCGCTCGCCACGATACAGCACATAACCGCTCCTATCCCCGCTGTTGAGATAGCCGATGTCGAATGCTTCCCCGTCGCGAAGAAAAGGCGTGTTATCCGGCAGATCATAAACGAGATCGATTGTCTCGCCGCCGCCGAATCCGGGGATGGCAAAAAACCGAGACTTCCGCGCCTCAGCTTCGCTCACGAATATCGCGGAAAATAGAAACCCGACCGAAAAAAGCGCAATATGCTTCATTCACTCTCTCCAACAACAACGAGAATGATAACAACTGGCATTACTGAATTAATTTGAAGTTTATACTTACTATAACATCTTAAATTTGAGATATATATTGCATATATCTAATATTGTTCGATTTATTACAATAATTAACTGCGCTAATTTATAATAAAATGAACTTCGAACGATGCGGCATGACGTATCTCCGCCGACGCTGCAAACCATTGGCGCGAACAGCGCCCCACGTTAAACCGCAATCACACGCAATTGCTTTGAGCATAGCACCGCGATGATGCGACAGAGCGCAACGTCGGCGAACATGACGGATTAGATACAAGGAACGCAACATGCTGTTTCTCGATAGCGTAACCATGAAAGAAACCCCGGATGGAGGGGATGGATATCCCTTCTCCGTTCCGGCGCTGCGCCATCTGGAACGCCTCGAATTCAAGACGCCGATCACCTTTTTTGCCGGCAATAACGGCTCCGGCAAATCGACGCTGCTGGAGGGGCTGGCGGCGGGAATGACGGCCTATGCCATCGGCAATCACGGCCAGGTTGCCGGCGACCTTTACCTTCAGCATGCCGAGACCGTAGCGAAGTCCTTCTATTTCGCCCGCAAGAAATATCCGAAAATCCGCATGTTCATGCGCGCGGAAGACGTGCTTGGTTATATCCGCCGGCAGAACGAGGACGCGCTGGACGATTTTCGCTGGGAGCGGGAAAAGGCGCTCAAGAAGGGCGAAGACTTTCCGGAAGAAACCCCGGATACGTTTCGCAGGATCGTCAGGAACAATGTCATCGACCGGCGTTCGCATGGCGAAGGATTTCTCGATATCATGCAACAGCGGCTGCATGGCGCCGGCCTCTATTTTCTCGACGAACCGGAAAGCCCGCTTTCGCCGCAAAAGCAGCTCGAACTGGCAGCCCTTATCCGCGACGCCGCCGATAGTGGCGGGCAATTGATCATCGCCACCCATTCGCCGGTGCTTTTGGCCATTCCCGAGGCGACCATCTATCATTTCGACGCGGACGGCATTACCGAGCGCCTTTATGACGAGCTGGAAAACATCAGTTTCCTGCGCCGCTTTCTTGATCGTCCGTCGAAATACCTGAGCGATTGAGCGTCGATAAGGCTTGAAATCGCGCGGCGCTTGCCGCATGCCCATAAGTAATACGTAATTTAGAAAAGAAGCAGCCTTATGTCTCCCACCACCACACCGGCGGCAGCCCGGCCCCTCAACGGTCAGGATTACAGAACTCTTGGCCTTTCGGCCCTCGGCGGCGCGCTGGAATTTTACGATTTCATCATTTTCGTATTTTTCGCCACCGTCATCGGCCAT is drawn from Agrobacterium tumefaciens and contains these coding sequences:
- a CDS encoding AAA family ATPase — translated: MLFLDSVTMKETPDGGDGYPFSVPALRHLERLEFKTPITFFAGNNGSGKSTLLEGLAAGMTAYAIGNHGQVAGDLYLQHAETVAKSFYFARKKYPKIRMFMRAEDVLGYIRRQNEDALDDFRWEREKALKKGEDFPEETPDTFRRIVRNNVIDRRSHGEGFLDIMQQRLHGAGLYFLDEPESPLSPQKQLELAALIRDAADSGGQLIIATHSPVLLAIPEATIYHFDADGITERLYDELENISFLRRFLDRPSKYLSD